The genomic region ATTATTTAATCATCATATAGATTATTTGAATTCACTTGTTTTTAAATAGCTGTTTCTCTATAAAATGAAATGTCTACATTTCAAGCAACTACTACAATATACCAAAAATGCATCTTGAAATCAAGAGTGTTTTTTTCATAGTATCCGACAAAGTTATCCACTTATACACAGTCGCAACGTAACAAAATGTGGATAATATTTTATTACACACAGCTTATACTAAAATTTAACAACATATTCACACCCGTTTGACAGAGCACTTGTTAAAAAGTATAATTGTGTGGATAAGTAGGTTAAAGCCTTATCATACATAGGTTTGTTACGATGGGTTTATAAACAAATCTATGTGCATAACTCCTTTACATAAGGAAGTCATCCACAGTATGTGACTATCTTGTGGATAATTATTCACACCCTGTGATTATCTTTATCCACTTATGGGAATACTGTGCATAAGTATAGAATAAAAAATTTTATTTAGGAAGATGGAGTTAACTTATGTCTGAACAAGAAATCTGGGAAAATGTTCTTAAATTATGTCAAGAAGGCATTACAAAAGTTTCATATGACACTTGGCTCAAAGATACAACACTTCATGCTTTATCTAATGATGAGGCTATCGTTATTACACCTCAATTATTCGTATCACAATGGTTAGCATCCAATTATACGGATTTAATACGAGATTTTCTCAAAAGGGTGACTAATAAACATATCGAAAATATAAGATTCGTTACTGAAGATGACCTTGATGATCTTGAATCTCACAAAGTAAACGAGCAACAGTTACCACCTGTTGAAACCGCAACCTCAAGTGAGCAATTCAATACCAATAATACATTCGAAACATTTGTCATCGGACCAGGTAATCGATTCCCTCATGCTGCAAGTCTAGCTGTAGCAGAGTCTCCTGCCAATGCTTATAATCCTTTATTTATTTATGGAGGCGTAGGATTGGGCAAAACACATTTAATGCATGCGATTGGTCATTACGTTCTTGAAAACAATCCAAATGCACGTGTACTGTACACTTCAAGTGAAAAATTTACAAACGAATTCATCCAATCGATACGTAATAATGATACTGAATCATTTCGTGAAAAATATCGCAATATCGATATTCTATTAATTGATGATATTCAATTCATCCAGAAAAAAGAACAAACACAAGAAGAATTTTTCCATACATTCAATGATTTACATCAAAATAAGAAGCAAATTGTCATCTCAAGTGACCGACCACCAAAAGAAATCTCCACATTAGAAGAACGTCTTAAATCACGTTTCCAATGGGGACTTATTGTAGATATTACACCACCAGACTTCGAAACACGTATGGCCATTTTACAAAAGAAAACTGAAGAAGAAAATCTAGATATTCCTATTGAAGCATTGACTTACATTGCGAATCAAATTCAAACAAACATTCGTGAACTTGAAGGCGCCTTAACACGTGTATTAGCGTATTCAAAATTACAAGGCAAACCTATCACAACCGAACTCACAGCAGATGCATTAAAAGATATCATTCAAGTCACGAAATCTAAAAAAATTACAATTCAAGATATTCAAAAAGTCGTTGGCGAATATTATAGTGTACGCATTGAGGACTTTGTTGCTAAAAAACGTACAAAATCCATTGCATATCCTAGACAAATCGCAATGTACTTATCTCGAGAATTAACAGATTTTTCTTTACCTAAAATTGGTGAAGAATTTGGCGGACGAGATCATACAACTGTTATCCATGCATATGATAAAATAAAAAAGGATATCGAAAATGATCCAACACTAAAACAAGAAATTGAAGAACTGGAAAAAAATATTCGAAGTTAAAATGTGGATAATGTTGAAAAGTAATACACATCATA from Staphylococcus felis harbors:
- the dnaA gene encoding chromosomal replication initiator protein DnaA, with the protein product MSEQEIWENVLKLCQEGITKVSYDTWLKDTTLHALSNDEAIVITPQLFVSQWLASNYTDLIRDFLKRVTNKHIENIRFVTEDDLDDLESHKVNEQQLPPVETATSSEQFNTNNTFETFVIGPGNRFPHAASLAVAESPANAYNPLFIYGGVGLGKTHLMHAIGHYVLENNPNARVLYTSSEKFTNEFIQSIRNNDTESFREKYRNIDILLIDDIQFIQKKEQTQEEFFHTFNDLHQNKKQIVISSDRPPKEISTLEERLKSRFQWGLIVDITPPDFETRMAILQKKTEEENLDIPIEALTYIANQIQTNIRELEGALTRVLAYSKLQGKPITTELTADALKDIIQVTKSKKITIQDIQKVVGEYYSVRIEDFVAKKRTKSIAYPRQIAMYLSRELTDFSLPKIGEEFGGRDHTTVIHAYDKIKKDIENDPTLKQEIEELEKNIRS